The following proteins are encoded in a genomic region of Dysgonomonas mossii:
- a CDS encoding MotA/TolQ/ExbB proton channel family protein, producing MNLFILLQAANPVIEMADQAAQTAPEETYFSLVLKGGWVLLPIFLLSLLSIYVIINKWLVISRLGKKDSIWLSRVIELVNEGKIDKALKFCIERPYASAKVIAAGLKEFELSEKEIEEAMEVEARQQVNILENQMNWLGITASIAPMLGFLGTIFGVIKIFYDIARTNDLAIDTISTGLYQKMICSAAGLLVGIVAYSGYYILNGRIDKVVVNIDKDSNEVLKAIRASKKGTIVA from the coding sequence ATGAATTTATTCATTTTACTACAAGCAGCAAACCCGGTGATCGAAATGGCAGATCAAGCTGCACAGACTGCACCTGAAGAAACATATTTTAGTCTTGTACTGAAAGGGGGATGGGTACTTCTACCTATATTTCTTCTGTCGTTACTCTCCATTTATGTTATTATAAACAAGTGGCTTGTAATAAGTCGTCTGGGAAAGAAAGACTCTATTTGGCTGTCTCGCGTTATTGAGTTGGTGAATGAAGGGAAAATCGATAAGGCCTTGAAATTTTGTATAGAACGTCCTTATGCTTCGGCGAAAGTTATTGCCGCCGGATTGAAAGAATTTGAATTGAGTGAAAAAGAGATAGAAGAAGCAATGGAGGTTGAAGCACGCCAACAGGTAAATATCCTTGAAAACCAAATGAACTGGTTGGGAATTACCGCTTCTATTGCACCTATGCTTGGATTTTTAGGAACAATATTTGGAGTTATAAAGATATTTTATGATATTGCACGTACAAATGATCTCGCTATCGATACTATTTCTACCGGATTGTATCAGAAAATGATATGTTCGGCAGCCGGTTTGTTGGTAGGTATTGTTGCATATTCAGGTTACTACATACTCAATGGACGTATTGATAAAGTAGTTGTAAACATAGACAAAGACTCGAACGAAGTGCTTAAAGCTATACGTGCATCTAAGAAGGGAACAATAGTAGCATAA